Below is a window of Desulfobacterales bacterium DNA.
TTTAGTCATTTTCATGTCTTTATTAAATTGCCATTTTTGATATACCAAATCTAAAATGGCTACAAGTATCATGATAAGGGTAACCCACATAAAAATTCTGAATGAAATGCTAAGCAAATATATTAGAATGTTTGAAATGTCTTGGTCATATAAATGAATTATATTATTCATTTCATTTTTTAGTGCAATATACACAACAAGTCCAGTTATTAATAATTTTGTAAGAGATTTGATTAATTCAATTAATGTCCTTAGGGAGAATAATCTTTTTAAACCAGATATTACGCTTATTTTTGATAATTTAGGTTCAATCGCTTTATATGATATAGTAAAACCAACTTGGTAAATATTCGTAACGAGAGCAGTCAATAAAAGTGCCCCTGAAAAGGAAAGAAAAAATAAAGAAAAATGCTTCATGACTCTATAAAAAAGGTCAAAGCAATAAGCAGGTGTAAAATCTGGAATATTATTAAAAGTAAGAAAATGCCTCATCACTTCAATGGAAGCATCATAAAAAAAAGAACCAAAATAATAAAGAAATGCTATAGCTATAAGAAGCACAGATACCGACGCAATTTCTGTACTTTTCGCAACTTGACCCTCTGACCTTGATTTTTCTAACTTCCGCGCGGTCGGTTCTTCAGTTTTCTCTTCAAAACTATCATCAGCCATTTTTGGGTGTCCTATCTTTTACACATAAGGGAGATCATTGGTTTAAAATTTTTAAAATTTAGTTTCTAACGCCCTAAGGGACTTTTATATTCGTGTAAAAGGAGGGATATTCCAATTTCTGCACCCCAATTTCTATGGCAATATCTTTTAATATGGATAAAGCTTCCTCATAATCATAATCATCAATTTTTTCTACAAGTACTGATTTTTTTTGTATATCATATACTTTGATTTCATCCAAATATTTACAAATACCTTTAGGGTCTGATTCTGATAAGGCTTTGTCTAAATTTGTTATTATTGATGCGAGCGTCTCAATATCTACTTTTATCAGTGACTCTGTTTGATTTGAAAAATTAGTACCGTTATATTGAAATTTTTTTAGAAATTGCATATTTAATGGCTCATCACTATTTTGCCGTTTTAGCTGTAATGTGAAAAAAAATGTACTACCTTTGCCCAACTCGCTTTTCAACCAAATTTGTCCATGCATTAATTCTATAAGTTGCTTACATATGGATAAACCTATTCCAATTCCATCGTACTTACGCGTGATTGATGTATCAACCTGAAAAAATGGCTCAAAAATTTTATCAAAATGATCTTTAGCAATACCGATACCATTATCTGACAAGGAAAACTCAAGCAATACATTGTCAAGCAACTTTTCCAAAATATTTATTTTTAAAGTTACTTCAGGAGAATTTACTGTAAATTTTGCCGCATTTTCTAAAATATGATTTAATATTTCGATTAAGCGGGATTCATCACCGATAAGCTTATTGGGGATTTTTTCAGCATCAAGATCAAAGTTAATTTTTAAATTTATATGTGCCCCTTTATGAAAAAAAGTCGTTTTAATTTTTGATAATGCCTCGTCTAAGCGAAAAGAAGATAATTGGAGATTAAGCTCACCATCTTTTGATTTTGTCAAATCAAGTATTTGTTCAACATTTTTCAAAAGAAAGTTACCACTTGAACTGATAATTTCTTGAATTTTTTCTAGCTCATCTTGTGTTTCGCAAATTGATATCATTTCCGTTGCAGTCAGCACACCAGTTAGAGATGTTCTAAGCTCATGGCTCATATTCATTAAAAAAACACTTTTAGCCTTGTTTGCAATTTCAGCAGATTCCTTGGCTTTCTTGAGTTCGACTGTTCGTTTTTCAACAAGTTCTTCCAAATGATGTTTATAGTCTTCACGTTCCAAATGATGTTTCACCCTTGTTTTTACAATTGGTATACAAATGGGTTTAGTTATATAGTCAACAGCCCCCATATTCAATCCTTTAGTTTCATAACCAGAGTCACTCATCGCTGTTAAAAAAATGATCGGGACATGTTTAGTGCGTTCATCAGATTTAAGTTGTTTGCATACCTCATAGCCATCCATTTCAGGCATCATGATATCCAGCAAAATTAAGTCAGGAGAAAGAGTTGAGACACGCTTCAAGGCTTGTTCTCCATTCTTGGCAGCAATGATATTATATTCAGACTCCAATGCACCGAATAGTATATTAATATTTGACCTTTCATCATCAACAATTAATATGCTTTTTTTTTCCACCATGACCTCCATTTTTATAAAATGAATACTCCCGTACTCACAATAATTTAGAGTACATATTACTATCTTGTTTTTAAAGCCTAATTTTAAAGCTTCTGCGTAAATATACCATCCATTTTTTATTACTTCAAACGGTTTCGAATATCAGTCAAAACTTCTTGGGCTTCTTCGTATTCGAAATTTTCTATGTATTCAGCTATGGATTGAGCCTGCTCATTGAATCCTGATTCTTCCAAGGAACTTTTTAAGGCATCAAAAATTTCTTCCGATTTGGGATGAGCCTTGATAAGCAAAGCTTCCAATTCATCCAATGCTAATTTTAATTGTTGCAAATCTGGCATTGAATCTGTTTTTATTTTATCTGGTTTAATTTCCATTTCTCTCAAGGACGCGATGGAGTTAAAAAGTGTTTCAAGGGCATTCTTAAATTTACCTAAATTTTTATCCAAATTTTTCAGTTGATCCTTTTTGAGTTGGAGTTGTTCATCAATTTCCTTTGCAATGATATATAATTCGTCCGCACCAATATTACCGGATACTCCTTTGATTGTATGAAATATATTTTTTAGATTTGTCAAGTCGTTTTTTTTAATGGAACTTTGGATGACTTCATAGATATCTGCATAATCTCTATGAAAATGTTGCAATACTTTTTTGTACAACCTTTTGTTGTTTCCAATATTTAAAAGTCCTTTTTCAAGGTTTATACCAGCTATTCTGTCTGGAAAATTAATCTGTTCTGTTTGTTCGTTAAATTGATTTTCAATTTTTTCTACGAGTTTATTATCCATTCCTTCATGCGGTACGACCCATTTTATAAGAGTTGAAAAAAGTGCGTCAGGAGAGATAGGTTTTGAGACATGGTCGTTCATGCCTACATCGAAACATTTTTGTCGATGTTCATCCATAGCATGAGCTGTCATAGCAATGATAGGAAGCTGTTTAAATCGGTCATCTTTTCTGATGATTTTGCTGACTTCATATCCGTCCATTATCGGCATCTGAATATCCAAGAGGACTGCATCAAAAAAATTACCATTCAATATTTGTTCAATTGCTTTTTGCCCATTTTCGGCAATGGTCACATGAAAACCTTTACTCAAAAGTAATTCAGAAGCAATCTGCTGGTTGATTTTATTGTCTTCAACAAGTAAAATACTTGCACCTCTAATATATTCTAAACCGGTAATTATTTCAGTATTTTCTTTTAAATAAAGGGCTTTACCAATTACACTATAGCCGAAAACATCCATGATCGTATCAAACAATAGAGACGGTGCCGCAGGTTTGTTTAAAAATCCATCTAGGCCAATATTTTCTGTCTGTTTTTTTACTTCATCACGGCCATGAGCTGTCACCATTAGAATAGCCGGAATTTTGACTAATTTAGGGTTCGATTTGATTAATTTAGAAGCCTGGATGCCATCCATACCAGGCATTTTCCAGTCCATGAGAATCAGATCATATGCTTTTTCAAGCTCAGCCTTTTCTAATTCAGCAATAGCTTCTTCGGCTGATGCAGCTAATTCCACTTCAAAGGAAAAAGATTCCAATATTTTGCGAAGAATTTCTCGTGCAATCGGATTGTCATCTACTACCATCACACGCAGTGATTTCAAATCCTCAGGCGTTACATAGTTTTTTTTCTCAAATTCTTTGGCCAATCCGAAACGAGCCGTGAAGGAAAAAGTGCTTCCTTTGCCAGGTTCACTGTCTACACTGATATCACCATCCATCATGTTCACAAGATGCTTGCTGATGGTAAGTCCTAAACCGGTTCCACCATACTTGCGGGTTATGGAACTGTCTGCCTGGGAAAAAGACTTGAATAATCGTCCTATTTGCTCTACAGCCATACCTATTCCAGTATCAATAATCATGAATTTAAGTGTTATCTGATTTAAAAGATTGTCCTGGATATCTACGTCTATGCGTTTCACGCGAATAATAATATGGCCAGATTCGGTGAATTTGACTGAGTTATTGGCCAGATTAGTCAATATTTGTCCCAGTCGCAAGGGATCACCAACAAGCTTGCGAGGCACGTCAGGACTGACATCTAACATAATCTCCAAGCCTTTTTCATCTGCTTGGACAGCTAATAGTGTCGTGAGATTATTGATGATGTCATCCAAATCAAAGGCAATCGATTCCATAGTCAATTTGCCAGCCTCAATTTTGGAAAAATCAAGGATATCATTAATGATGCCAAGCAGCGAATGTGCTGAAACATAAATTTTTTTCAGATAATCTCTCAGTTTGGGAGACATATCGTTACTCAAGGCTATGTCAGACAGGCCGATAATGGCATTCATGGGCGTACGGATCTCATGGCTCATGTTGGCCAGAAACTCGCTTTTAGCAGTGTTGGCCTTCTGAATGGCGCGATTTAAAATCGACAACCTGCGATTCCAGTAAAAAAAACCAAAAAGAAGCAATGCAAACACACCCATAATTTTCCAGAGCAAGGTATAATCAAAATCCTTTTCAACATGAATTGAAATCCATTTATTGTAGATATTTTGATGTTC
It encodes the following:
- the flhB gene encoding flagellar biosynthesis protein FlhB — encoded protein: MADDSFEEKTEEPTARKLEKSRSEGQVAKSTEIASVSVLLIAIAFLYYFGSFFYDASIEVMRHFLTFNNIPDFTPAYCFDLFYRVMKHFSLFFLSFSGALLLTALVTNIYQVGFTISYKAIEPKLSKISVISGLKRLFSLRTLIELIKSLTKLLITGLVVYIALKNEMNNIIHLYDQDISNILIYLLSISFRIFMWVTLIMILVAILDLVYQKWQFNKDMKMTKQEIKEEFKQSEGDPLVKSRIRSIQLQAARRRMMQSVPEADVVVTNPVHLAIAIKYNPFAMEAPKILAKGAGLIAERIKQIATENNVPIVENKELAQNLYKLVEIGDEIPSNLYLAVAEILAYVYKLKGKTL
- a CDS encoding response regulator; the encoded protein is MVEKKSILIVDDERSNINILFGALESEYNIIAAKNGEQALKRVSTLSPDLILLDIMMPEMDGYEVCKQLKSDERTKHVPIIFLTAMSDSGYETKGLNMGAVDYITKPICIPIVKTRVKHHLEREDYKHHLEELVEKRTVELKKAKESAEIANKAKSVFLMNMSHELRTSLTGVLTATEMISICETQDELEKIQEIISSSGNFLLKNVEQILDLTKSKDGELNLQLSSFRLDEALSKIKTTFFHKGAHINLKINFDLDAEKIPNKLIGDESRLIEILNHILENAAKFTVNSPEVTLKINILEKLLDNVLLEFSLSDNGIGIAKDHFDKIFEPFFQVDTSITRKYDGIGIGLSICKQLIELMHGQIWLKSELGKGSTFFFTLQLKRQNSDEPLNMQFLKKFQYNGTNFSNQTESLIKVDIETLASIITNLDKALSESDPKGICKYLDEIKVYDIQKKSVLVEKIDDYDYEEALSILKDIAIEIGVQKLEYPSFYTNIKVP